The following coding sequences lie in one Pseudorasbora parva isolate DD20220531a chromosome 18, ASM2467924v1, whole genome shotgun sequence genomic window:
- the esm1 gene encoding endothelial cell-specific molecule 1: MHLYAIPVFFLLMVFGAADAWGPGGKYAVNCPDKCNPAQCGSTQRCRRTVLDDCGCCQVCAAGRGEHCYRTVSGMHGVKCGPGLFCDFYKDEDDYGDEYGICKDCMYGTYGMECRKACNCKAGGLCDRETGACLSFKFLAKMAMLKSHSTDGNELGSGDTNTEISSNRSSARNFLTPR; encoded by the exons ATGCATCTCTACGCGATCCCAGTGTTCTTCTTGTTGATGGTGTTTGGAGCTGCTGACGCGTGGGGTCCCGGTGGTAAATACGCCGTGAACTGCCCGGACAAATGCAACCCCGCGCAGTGCGGCTCGACGCAGCGCTGCAGGCGCACGGTGCTGGATGACTGCGGATGCTGCCAGGTCTGTGCGGCGGGACGGGGAGAGCACTGCTACCGCACCGTGTCCGGGATGCACGGCGTCAAGTGCGGACCGGGACTCTTCTGCGACTTCTACAAGGATGAGGATGATTATGGAGATGAATATGGCATCTGTAAAG ACTGCATGTATGGAACTTACGGCATGGAATGTCGGAAAGCATGCAACTGTAAAGCAGGTGGACTGTGTGACAGAGAAACGGGCGCTTGTCTGTCCTTTAAGTTCTTGGCTAAAATGGCCATGCTGAAATCTCATTCAACTGACG GTAATGAACTGGGCTCGGGTGACACCAACACTGAAATCAGCAGCAATCGGTCCTCGGCTCGCAACTTTCTCACCCCCCGCTGA